Proteins found in one Clostridium kluyveri DSM 555 genomic segment:
- the uvrB gene encoding excinuclease ABC subunit UvrB, giving the protein MGKFKVHSQFSPTGDQPQAIESISSRIFKGDKFQTLLGVTGSGKTFTMANIIEKVQKPTLVLAHNKTLAAQLCSEFKEFFPENCVEYFVSYYDYYQPEAYIAQTDTYIEKDASINDEIDKLRHSATSALLERRDVIVVASVSCIYGLGNPEEYKKLTLSLRQGMIKNRDEVLKKLVEIQYERNDLNFIRGTFRVKGDTVDIFPASSAERGIRVEFFGDEIDKIREFDVLTGSTLGIRKHVSIFPASHFATSREKLEISIGKIEAELEETLKKLIAEDKLLEAQRLKQRTNFDIEMMREIGYCSGIENYSRILDGRSKGSPPQTLIDYFPKDFLLFIDESHVTLPQVKAMYAGDRSRKESLVEYGFRLPSAFDNRPLKFQEFEKKLNQVVFVSATPAEYELNNSENIAEQILRPTGLLDPEILVKPIKGQIDDLYNNIQETIHRGYRVLVTTLTKKMAEDLTEYFKDMDVKTRYLHSSITTIDRMKIIRDLRKGEFDVLVGINLLREGLDIPEVALVAILDADKEGFLRSEKSLIQTIGRAARNSESKVIMYADTITNSMDKAISETKRRRQIQIEYNKKNGIKPRTINKAIREIIESTMILEEEETYNTLEEAVKADHKKVEELIKEYEKQMAAAAKELRFEEAAKLRDKIAKLKKQKKQNIYK; this is encoded by the coding sequence ATGGGAAAATTTAAAGTGCATTCTCAATTTAGCCCTACGGGAGATCAACCACAGGCCATAGAAAGTATATCCAGCCGTATTTTTAAAGGAGATAAATTTCAAACATTGCTTGGAGTTACTGGCTCTGGCAAAACATTTACTATGGCAAATATAATAGAAAAAGTGCAAAAACCCACACTGGTACTTGCTCATAATAAAACTCTGGCGGCACAGCTTTGTTCAGAATTTAAAGAGTTTTTTCCAGAGAATTGTGTGGAGTATTTTGTATCTTATTATGATTACTATCAACCAGAAGCATATATAGCTCAAACAGATACTTATATAGAAAAAGATGCATCTATAAATGATGAAATTGACAAATTAAGGCATTCTGCTACTTCTGCACTGCTGGAAAGAAGGGATGTAATAGTAGTTGCCTCTGTATCCTGTATCTACGGGTTAGGAAATCCAGAGGAGTATAAAAAATTGACTTTATCTTTAAGACAGGGAATGATAAAGAATAGAGATGAAGTACTTAAAAAATTAGTAGAGATACAATATGAGAGAAATGATTTAAACTTTATAAGAGGTACTTTCAGGGTAAAAGGAGATACTGTAGATATATTTCCTGCTTCTTCTGCAGAACGTGGTATACGTGTAGAGTTCTTTGGAGACGAAATTGATAAAATACGGGAATTTGATGTGTTAACAGGATCAACCCTTGGAATAAGAAAACATGTTTCCATATTCCCTGCATCCCACTTTGCCACTTCACGAGAAAAATTGGAGATATCCATAGGAAAAATAGAGGCAGAATTAGAGGAAACACTTAAAAAACTTATAGCTGAAGATAAATTACTGGAAGCCCAGAGGTTAAAACAGAGAACTAATTTTGATATAGAGATGATGAGGGAAATAGGCTATTGCAGTGGTATTGAGAATTATTCCAGAATATTAGATGGAAGATCAAAAGGAAGTCCTCCTCAAACTCTCATAGACTATTTCCCAAAAGATTTTCTATTATTCATAGATGAAAGTCATGTTACCCTTCCTCAAGTAAAAGCTATGTATGCAGGAGATAGGTCTAGAAAGGAATCTTTAGTAGAGTATGGTTTTAGATTGCCTTCTGCTTTTGACAATAGGCCTTTAAAATTTCAGGAATTTGAGAAAAAATTAAATCAAGTAGTGTTTGTAAGTGCAACTCCTGCAGAATATGAATTGAACAATTCTGAAAATATAGCGGAACAAATATTAAGACCTACAGGATTATTGGATCCTGAAATTTTAGTAAAACCCATTAAAGGTCAAATTGATGATCTCTATAATAATATACAAGAAACTATACATAGAGGATATAGAGTGCTTGTTACTACTCTTACTAAGAAAATGGCAGAAGATTTAACAGAGTATTTTAAAGATATGGATGTAAAGACCAGATATCTCCATTCCAGTATAACTACTATAGATAGAATGAAAATAATAAGGGATTTGAGAAAAGGAGAATTTGATGTATTAGTAGGAATTAACTTACTGCGGGAAGGACTTGATATACCGGAAGTTGCACTAGTTGCAATTTTAGATGCGGATAAGGAAGGATTTTTAAGGTCAGAGAAATCTCTTATACAGACCATAGGAAGAGCAGCGAGAAATTCTGAAAGTAAGGTTATAATGTATGCAGATACCATTACAAATTCTATGGATAAAGCTATAAGTGAAACTAAAAGAAGAAGACAGATACAAATAGAGTATAATAAAAAGAACGGCATAAAGCCTAGAACTATTAATAAGGCCATTAGAGAAATAATAGAGTCTACTATGATTTTAGAAGAAGAAGAGACATATAATACTTTAGAAGAAGCTGTAAAGGCAGACCATAAAAAAGTGGAGGAACTTATTAAAGAGTATGAAAAGCAAATGGCTGCAGCGGCTAAGGAATTGAGGTTTGAGGAAGCAGCTAAATTAAGAGATAAGATTGCAAAGTTAAAAAAACAGAAAAAACAAAATATCTATAAATAA
- a CDS encoding PDZ domain-containing protein, whose translation MILLYTLKSVAFALTEPYLVLLLAILAFTLYRKNKQTVIMQQMIIGEKINSPFELTISQIVIGIFGGILVSVIMSYLGVIFDENSAIDLIFLASIIFMFFNPRFICFSYSGAILGFISIILSVLSQELNIASLNFLKIDVVSLMSMVAILHLVEGILIIIDGKRGAIPVFTSKDGNIIGGFALQRYWAIPMAIIFMLHPKSMIGSFSQISVQDWWPLINNSIPHSILQNAVMVLIPFYAVMGYNSVTFTRDVKQKTAMSGGLIILYSLALFGIAQAAVFNIWLKFLALVFAPLAHEGIMLLQRNLEMKGKPKYISSNEGIMVLAVAPNSPANEMGIKSGDLLVEINSEKIESEDRIMEIIKECSNFIWFKVKRVAGNFEQVSYNRMNKNKRLGIVFVPRNIPKNSMVVKLDKNRFSEILNKIKNKDKDD comes from the coding sequence ATGATACTACTGTACACATTAAAATCTGTAGCTTTTGCACTTACAGAACCATATTTGGTGCTTCTTTTGGCTATATTAGCATTTACATTGTATAGAAAAAATAAACAGACAGTCATAATGCAGCAAATGATAATTGGAGAAAAAATTAATTCTCCTTTTGAACTCACAATATCCCAAATTGTAATAGGAATTTTCGGTGGAATTCTTGTAAGTGTTATTATGTCTTATCTTGGGGTGATTTTTGATGAAAATTCAGCTATAGATTTGATATTTTTAGCATCAATAATTTTTATGTTTTTTAATCCTAGATTTATATGTTTTTCTTATTCAGGTGCAATATTGGGATTCATAAGTATTATATTGAGTGTGTTGTCACAGGAGCTTAATATAGCTAGTTTGAATTTCTTAAAAATAGATGTGGTTTCACTTATGAGTATGGTAGCTATATTACATTTAGTAGAGGGAATCTTAATCATTATAGATGGCAAAAGGGGGGCTATTCCTGTTTTTACCAGCAAGGATGGGAATATAATAGGCGGATTTGCACTTCAGAGGTATTGGGCTATTCCTATGGCTATAATTTTTATGCTTCATCCAAAGTCTATGATAGGCAGCTTTTCACAGATATCTGTTCAGGATTGGTGGCCCTTAATAAATAATTCTATACCACATAGTATTTTACAAAATGCAGTTATGGTGTTAATACCATTCTATGCAGTAATGGGATATAATAGTGTAACATTTACCCGGGATGTTAAACAAAAAACAGCTATGTCAGGAGGACTTATAATTTTGTATAGTTTAGCTTTATTTGGAATAGCACAGGCTGCTGTTTTCAATATATGGCTTAAATTTTTGGCATTGGTATTTGCACCGTTGGCCCATGAAGGAATTATGCTGCTTCAGAGAAATCTTGAAATGAAAGGTAAACCTAAATATATAAGCAGCAATGAAGGGATTATGGTATTAGCTGTAGCACCTAACTCTCCTGCTAATGAAATGGGAATTAAAAGTGGAGATCTGTTAGTGGAAATAAATAGTGAGAAAATCGAAAGTGAAGACAGAATAATGGAGATAATAAAAGAATGTTCAAATTTTATATGGTTTAAAGTAAAAAGGGTAGCTGGAAATTTTGAACAAGTTAGTTACAATAGAATGAATAAAAACAAAAGACTTGGAATAGTTTTTGTTCCTAGGAATATTCCTAAAAATAGCATGGTAGTAAAGCTAGATAAAAATAGGTTTTCAGAAATATTAAATAAAATAAAAAACAAGGATAAGGATGATTAA
- a CDS encoding S41 family peptidase produces MRIKRKWIAYTVVIVIITNVLTMFGTVSFIKNAQGNAVGKFEKLFEVRNQLYKYYYGSIDDSVLVEGAIKGMTESLNDPYTVFMNKKEFESFSAQTEGNYYGIGIQVMTKENNIVVVDVFDNSPAKQQGITSGDIIQKVDGTTVTGKNLDKAVSLIKGKENTEVTLALYRESKGSFDVKVKRKKIDINTVKGEMLKDNVAYIQIDMFDENTAESFKNELKKLSSQGMKSLIVDLRDDPGGMLDQCVDMVSNFVPKDKVIVSTIDKYKNKKEYKSKGGDFNNLPVTILTNENTASASEIFSGALKDYKLATIVGKKTYGKGVVQTILDTGDSTALKVTISKYYTPSGSDINKKGINPDVEVEYPDELKESSYDRNKDPQFNKAYEIAKNKVK; encoded by the coding sequence TTGAGGATTAAAAGGAAATGGATAGCATATACTGTGGTTATTGTAATTATAACAAATGTTCTTACCATGTTTGGTACAGTTAGTTTTATAAAAAACGCTCAGGGAAATGCAGTGGGTAAATTTGAAAAGTTGTTTGAAGTGAGAAATCAATTATATAAATATTACTATGGTTCTATAGATGACAGCGTATTAGTTGAAGGAGCTATTAAAGGTATGACAGAATCTTTAAATGATCCATATACTGTATTTATGAATAAGAAGGAGTTTGAAAGTTTTAGTGCTCAAACTGAGGGGAATTATTATGGAATTGGAATCCAGGTTATGACGAAAGAAAATAATATTGTTGTAGTGGATGTGTTTGATAATTCTCCTGCAAAACAACAAGGAATAACTTCTGGTGATATAATACAAAAAGTGGATGGTACTACTGTAACTGGGAAAAATTTAGATAAGGCCGTATCTCTTATAAAAGGAAAAGAGAATACAGAAGTTACCCTTGCATTATATAGAGAAAGTAAAGGCAGTTTTGATGTAAAGGTTAAAAGAAAAAAAATAGATATTAATACTGTAAAAGGTGAAATGCTAAAAGATAATGTGGCCTATATCCAAATAGATATGTTTGATGAGAATACAGCAGAAAGTTTTAAAAATGAATTAAAGAAATTAAGTTCCCAGGGAATGAAATCTCTAATTGTGGATTTAAGAGATGATCCAGGAGGTATGCTAGATCAGTGTGTGGATATGGTTTCTAATTTTGTTCCAAAGGATAAGGTGATAGTTTCAACTATAGATAAATATAAAAATAAAAAGGAATATAAGTCAAAGGGAGGAGATTTTAATAATCTACCTGTGACCATACTTACCAATGAAAATACAGCTAGTGCTTCAGAAATATTTTCAGGGGCATTAAAAGACTATAAGCTTGCTACTATAGTTGGAAAAAAGACTTATGGGAAAGGGGTAGTTCAGACTATATTGGATACTGGAGATAGCACTGCACTCAAAGTTACTATATCAAAGTACTATACCCCAAGTGGCAGTGATATAAATAAAAAAGGAATAAATCCTGATGTAGAAGTGGAATATCCAGATGAGCTTAAAGAGTCCAGTTATGATAGGAATAAAGATCCACAGTTTAATAAGGCCTATGAAATAGCAAAAAATAAAGTAAAATAA
- the ftsX gene encoding permease-like cell division protein FtsX: protein MRISTISFFIKDAFRSLNRNKTISIAAAATVAATLFIFGIAILAMLNIKQGIMEVQSKVEVKVYLEDNITKSQRSNIEKKVNSIDGVVKLTYETKSEALNKFKSQLGEQNKSLVEGLDKDNPIPSAFIIKVKEPEFVSTVVENIEDMPGIESIQDGRGIVDKIIAISRTIKWAGSIILIILIGVCLFLIGNTIRITLYSRRKEIGIMKYIGATDWFIRWPFIIEGIIIGLIGALVSNIILYYLYKIVYNKAANVFIMIQMVNPQYIITNILGVFALAGIIIGAVGSVLSIRKFLAV from the coding sequence ATGAGGATTAGTACCATAAGTTTTTTTATAAAAGATGCTTTTAGAAGTTTAAATAGAAATAAGACTATAAGCATAGCAGCAGCGGCCACAGTAGCAGCTACGTTGTTTATATTTGGTATAGCTATACTTGCAATGCTTAATATCAAGCAGGGTATAATGGAAGTTCAATCCAAAGTAGAGGTAAAGGTTTATCTTGAAGACAATATAACTAAATCTCAAAGATCGAATATTGAAAAAAAGGTCAATTCTATAGATGGTGTAGTCAAGTTGACTTATGAGACAAAATCTGAAGCATTGAATAAATTTAAAAGCCAGTTAGGAGAACAAAATAAGTCTCTTGTAGAAGGGTTAGACAAGGACAACCCTATTCCTAGTGCGTTTATAATTAAGGTTAAAGAGCCTGAATTTGTTTCTACAGTAGTTGAAAATATAGAGGATATGCCTGGTATAGAGAGTATTCAAGATGGAAGGGGTATTGTAGATAAGATTATAGCTATAAGCAGAACTATAAAATGGGCAGGAAGCATTATACTTATAATACTGATTGGAGTTTGTTTATTCTTAATAGGAAATACTATAAGAATAACATTATATTCCAGGAGAAAAGAAATAGGAATAATGAAGTATATTGGAGCCACAGACTGGTTTATAAGATGGCCTTTTATTATAGAAGGTATTATAATAGGCTTGATAGGAGCGTTGGTTTCAAACATAATATTATATTATTTATATAAGATAGTATATAATAAAGCAGCTAATGTTTTTATAATGATTCAAATGGTTAATCCGCAATATATAATTACCAATATTTTGGGTGTATTTGCCCTGGCAGGTATAATTATAGGTGCGGTAGGCAGTGTACTATCTATCAGAAAATTTCTTGCAGTTTAG
- the ftsE gene encoding cell division ATP-binding protein FtsE has product MIEFKNVSMVYNNNIFALSNINLEIEKGEFVFLVGSSGAGKTTFVKALLKEIQPTTGDIIVNNINVTSLKRRQIPFYRRKLGVVFQDFRLIPTLNVYENVAFAMRVIEAPLKEIRKKVPVVLSLVGLSSKYKSFPHELSGGEQQRVSLARAIVNNPSILIADEPTGNLDPDTSMDIMDTINDINHAGTTVLMATHASSIVNSMRKRVIEIENGIIVRDEQRGAYDYED; this is encoded by the coding sequence ATGATAGAGTTTAAAAACGTAAGTATGGTTTATAATAATAACATATTTGCATTGTCTAATATAAATTTAGAAATAGAAAAAGGTGAATTTGTTTTTTTGGTAGGCTCCAGCGGAGCGGGAAAAACTACTTTCGTAAAGGCACTTTTGAAAGAAATTCAACCTACAACTGGTGATATTATAGTTAATAATATAAATGTCACAAGTTTAAAGAGAAGGCAAATACCTTTTTATAGAAGAAAGTTAGGAGTAGTTTTTCAAGACTTTAGGTTAATACCTACACTCAATGTGTATGAAAATGTAGCTTTTGCAATGAGGGTTATAGAAGCTCCTTTAAAGGAAATAAGAAAAAAAGTACCTGTAGTATTGTCTTTAGTGGGGTTATCCAGCAAGTATAAATCATTTCCTCATGAACTCTCTGGTGGTGAACAGCAAAGAGTTTCTTTGGCAAGGGCTATAGTAAACAACCCTTCTATATTAATAGCAGATGAACCCACGGGAAATTTAGATCCGGATACTTCCATGGATATAATGGATACCATAAATGATATAAATCATGCAGGAACTACAGTATTAATGGCAACCCATGCAAGTAGTATAGTTAATTCCATGAGGAAAAGAGTTATAGAAATAGAAAATGGTATAATTGTAAGAGATGAGCAAAGGGGTGCATACGATTATGAGGATTAG
- a CDS encoding transketolase family protein, with amino-acid sequence MSNKIATREAYGKILLELGEKNEKIVVFDADLSKSTKTCNFGKAYPERFMDMGIAESNMMAVAAGISTCDKIPFVSTFAIFATGRAFEQVRNSICYPNLNVKICATHAGITVGEDGASHQSVEDISLMRSIPNMTVICPSDAVETEETIKAIVEKKGPCYVRLGRSGVPVINDNKDYKFEIGKSVKLREGKDAVIIATGIMVDAALEAYNILAEEGIKVSVLNIHTIKPIDKDEIIKEARGTGVVITAEEHSIIGGLGSAVCEVLSENLPTPVVRVGIKDTFGESGKPAELLKAYGLTAEDIVKAVKKGLTLK; translated from the coding sequence ATGTCAAATAAAATAGCAACTAGAGAAGCTTATGGAAAAATATTATTAGAATTAGGAGAAAAAAATGAAAAAATAGTGGTTTTTGATGCAGATCTCTCCAAATCCACTAAAACATGTAATTTTGGGAAAGCATATCCTGAAAGATTTATGGATATGGGTATAGCTGAATCTAATATGATGGCAGTAGCAGCAGGAATTTCTACCTGTGATAAAATACCTTTTGTAAGTACCTTTGCTATATTTGCTACGGGAAGGGCTTTTGAACAAGTAAGAAATTCAATATGTTATCCTAATTTAAATGTTAAAATATGTGCTACTCATGCAGGAATTACTGTAGGCGAAGATGGAGCATCTCACCAGTCTGTGGAGGATATATCCCTTATGAGGAGTATACCTAACATGACAGTTATATGTCCAAGTGATGCGGTAGAAACAGAAGAGACTATTAAAGCTATAGTGGAGAAAAAGGGTCCCTGTTATGTAAGGCTTGGAAGATCCGGAGTGCCTGTTATAAATGATAATAAAGATTACAAATTTGAAATTGGAAAATCAGTAAAACTGCGGGAAGGTAAGGATGCAGTGATTATAGCTACCGGTATAATGGTAGATGCAGCACTGGAGGCTTATAATATATTGGCTGAGGAAGGTATAAAGGTATCAGTTTTAAATATACATACAATAAAACCTATAGACAAAGATGAGATAATAAAGGAAGCCAGAGGAACAGGCGTTGTTATAACTGCAGAAGAGCACAGCATCATTGGAGGACTTGGTTCTGCAGTGTGTGAAGTTTTAAGTGAAAATTTACCTACCCCTGTGGTAAGAGTGGGAATAAAAGATACTTTTGGGGAAAGTGGTAAGCCTGCTGAGCTTTTGAAGGCTTATGGATTAACGGCAGAAGATATAGTTAAAGCAGTGAAAAAGGGATTGACATTAAAATAA
- a CDS encoding transketolase, with translation MEKNIEKLEKIAVSIRKNIIKMLTKAGSGHPGGSLSIVEILTVLYFYEMNINPQNFRDLNRDRFVLSKGHAAPALYSTLAERGYFNADELQSLRKLGSMLQGHPNMNDVPGIDMSTGSLGQGVSAAVGMALGGKIDNKDYRVYAILGDGELEEGEVWEAAMAAAHYKLDNLIAFVDANGLQIDGPCEEVMSAYPISDKFKAFKWNVIEADGHNLKELIDAVEEAKSVKDRPTVIICSTIKGKGVSFMENQVGWHGTAPNIEQCEKALSEIGGEE, from the coding sequence GTGGAAAAAAATATAGAAAAACTTGAGAAGATTGCAGTGTCTATAAGAAAAAATATAATAAAAATGCTAACTAAAGCTGGATCAGGACATCCAGGAGGTTCTTTGTCCATAGTGGAAATTTTGACTGTTTTGTATTTTTATGAAATGAATATCAATCCACAGAATTTTAGGGATTTAAATAGGGATAGATTTGTACTGTCAAAAGGCCATGCTGCTCCTGCACTTTACAGTACCCTCGCTGAAAGGGGATATTTTAATGCGGATGAACTTCAATCCCTTAGAAAGTTAGGTTCTATGCTTCAAGGTCATCCTAACATGAATGATGTACCTGGGATAGACATGTCCACAGGCTCTTTAGGTCAAGGGGTATCTGCAGCAGTGGGAATGGCATTAGGCGGCAAAATTGACAATAAGGATTATAGAGTGTATGCCATACTTGGAGATGGAGAGCTTGAAGAAGGAGAAGTATGGGAAGCTGCTATGGCTGCAGCACATTATAAATTAGATAATCTAATTGCTTTTGTAGATGCTAATGGGCTTCAGATAGATGGACCTTGTGAGGAAGTCATGTCTGCATATCCTATTTCAGATAAATTTAAAGCATTTAAGTGGAATGTTATAGAAGCAGATGGTCACAACTTGAAAGAACTGATAGATGCAGTTGAAGAAGCCAAATCAGTTAAAGATAGACCTACTGTAATAATTTGTAGTACTATCAAGGGCAAAGGGGTTTCTTTTATGGAAAATCAGGTGGGATGGCATGGGACAGCACCTAATATAGAACAATGTGAGAAAGCTTTAAGTGAAATAGGAGGTGAAGAGTAA
- a CDS encoding type II toxin-antitoxin system PemK/MazF family toxin, producing MTTIVKRGDIFYADLSPVVGSEQGGVRPVIIIQNDVGNKYSPTVIVAAITSQINKAKLPTHVEISSEAYGLNKDSVVLLEQIRTLDKRRLKEKIGHMTDVDMEKVDGALLVSVGLQ from the coding sequence ATGACAACAATAGTGAAAAGAGGAGATATATTTTATGCTGATCTAAGTCCAGTGGTTGGATCTGAACAGGGAGGGGTAAGGCCTGTTATAATAATACAAAATGATGTAGGCAATAAATACAGTCCTACAGTAATTGTTGCAGCGATTACCTCTCAGATAAATAAGGCAAAACTTCCAACACATGTAGAAATATCATCAGAAGCCTATGGACTTAACAAAGATTCAGTAGTATTGCTTGAACAAATAAGAACTTTAGACAAAAGAAGATTGAAGGAAAAGATTGGCCATATGACAGATGTTGACATGGAAAAAGTAGATGGAGCACTTTTAGTAAGTGTTGGACTTCAATAA
- a CDS encoding CopG family ribbon-helix-helix protein — translation MSTSKRLVINLSETLYNEFNKALKEDCKKRSEFIREVIILYISEKKRLNKISEMEKGYREMAQLNLEFAEMGFASDMKEFKEYEAKLSESDLQDDNNSEKRRYILC, via the coding sequence ATGTCAACTTCAAAAAGATTAGTAATAAACCTCTCAGAAACACTATATAATGAATTCAACAAGGCACTCAAAGAAGATTGCAAAAAAAGAAGTGAATTTATTAGGGAAGTTATCATATTATATATTAGTGAGAAAAAAAGGTTAAATAAAATATCAGAAATGGAAAAAGGGTATAGGGAAATGGCGCAGCTTAATCTTGAATTCGCAGAAATGGGCTTTGCAAGTGACATGAAAGAATTTAAAGAATATGAAGCGAAGCTTTCGGAGAGTGATTTGCAAGATGACAACAATAGTGAAAAGAGGAGATATATTTTATGCTGA
- the alr gene encoding alanine racemase, protein MFQKYRPVWEEINLDNLVYNIGQIKSKIGNKELIGVIKADAYGHGAVEIAKVLLENGVSRLAVAILDEAIELRKNKIKVPIMVLGIIPHAFLDEIMNYDIEPIVPSYSYASKLSKLAESKDKKIKVHIALDTGMGRIGFSIDPNSVEEIGKISKLPNIEIQSLFSHFSTADETDKAYSCEQFKKYKLLYEELVKKNVKINMRTISNSAAIMELPDTYCDLVRPGIIMYGYYPSTEVDKNNLSIKPIMTLKANVVYVKVLESGSYIGYGRKFKCNRKSVIATLPLGYADGYTRRLFGKAKVIINGKFAPVVGNICMDQCMVDVTDVGEVNIGDEVVLIGEKDGLKFNADDIAEITGTISYEVLCMIGRRVPKLYIKGGEVVKIKNYVISSDS, encoded by the coding sequence ATGTTTCAAAAGTATAGACCTGTATGGGAAGAGATTAACTTAGATAACCTTGTATATAATATAGGTCAAATAAAATCTAAAATAGGAAATAAGGAATTAATAGGTGTTATTAAGGCTGATGCCTATGGTCATGGAGCTGTAGAAATTGCAAAAGTGTTACTAGAAAATGGAGTAAGTAGACTTGCTGTAGCGATTTTAGATGAGGCAATAGAGCTTAGAAAAAATAAAATTAAAGTTCCTATAATGGTTCTTGGTATAATACCACATGCATTTTTAGATGAAATAATGAATTATGATATAGAACCTATAGTACCTTCTTATAGTTATGCTAGTAAGTTATCTAAATTAGCTGAAAGTAAGGATAAAAAAATAAAAGTACATATTGCACTAGATACGGGAATGGGTAGAATAGGATTTTCCATAGACCCAAACAGTGTAGAAGAAATAGGTAAAATAAGTAAATTGCCCAATATAGAAATACAGAGTTTATTTTCACATTTTTCTACAGCAGATGAAACAGATAAGGCATATAGCTGTGAACAATTTAAAAAGTATAAATTATTATATGAGGAATTAGTAAAGAAAAATGTGAAAATAAACATGAGAACTATATCAAATAGTGCAGCTATAATGGAATTGCCTGATACTTACTGTGATTTAGTTAGACCTGGCATAATAATGTATGGGTATTATCCATCTACGGAAGTAGACAAGAATAATTTGAGTATAAAACCCATAATGACTTTAAAAGCTAATGTAGTTTATGTAAAAGTACTAGAATCAGGAAGTTATATTGGATATGGAAGAAAGTTTAAATGTAATAGAAAAAGTGTAATAGCTACATTACCTTTAGGGTATGCAGATGGATACACTAGAAGGTTATTTGGCAAAGCAAAGGTCATAATCAATGGAAAATTTGCTCCAGTAGTGGGGAATATATGCATGGATCAATGCATGGTAGATGTAACGGATGTAGGTGAGGTTAATATAGGAGATGAAGTTGTACTTATAGGTGAAAAAGATGGATTAAAATTTAATGCAGATGATATAGCTGAAATCACTGGAACCATAAGTTATGAAGTGCTTTGCATGATAGGTAGAAGAGTTCCAAAGTTATATATAAAGGGAGGGGAGGTAGTTAAGATTAAAAATTATGTAATATCAAGTGATTCTTAG
- a CDS encoding germination lipoprotein GerS-related protein yields MRKKLVLGIMSFALIIFFSSCNKNTRNTEEIIYYLKDLNSYSCNVNMSIKNSKEEINYSGKQFYHVKYGDRLDLGKDEIIFYKQNKIVAKRIGSGNIYNYNKNFDSLFKFCFIDQYISLLYTNEKIENSFQNISNQQYQVIHLDIPGNNKNINKAELYVNVKHNTPTYLIIYDSDGKERIKVHYTDFKANPELGEDVFNIN; encoded by the coding sequence GTGAGAAAAAAGCTAGTCCTAGGAATTATGTCTTTTGCTTTAATTATATTTTTTTCATCTTGTAATAAAAATACCAGAAATACAGAAGAAATAATATATTATTTAAAGGATTTAAACAGTTATAGCTGTAATGTAAATATGTCCATAAAAAATTCTAAAGAAGAAATAAATTATAGTGGAAAACAGTTTTATCATGTTAAATATGGTGATAGATTGGATCTTGGAAAAGATGAAATAATTTTTTATAAACAAAATAAGATAGTTGCAAAACGTATTGGAAGCGGAAACATATATAATTATAATAAAAATTTTGATAGCCTGTTCAAATTTTGCTTTATAGATCAATATATATCATTGCTCTATACTAATGAAAAAATTGAAAATTCATTTCAAAATATAAGTAATCAGCAGTATCAAGTTATACATTTGGATATACCAGGAAATAATAAAAATATAAATAAGGCAGAATTATATGTAAATGTAAAACACAATACTCCCACATATTTGATAATATATGATTCTGATGGAAAGGAGAGAATAAAAGTACATTATACTGATTTTAAAGCTAATCCAGAATTGGGAGAAGATGTGTTCAATATAAATTAG